In the Centroberyx gerrardi isolate f3 chromosome 9, fCenGer3.hap1.cur.20231027, whole genome shotgun sequence genome, one interval contains:
- the rgs8 gene encoding regulator of G-protein signaling 8, whose protein sequence is MKTRLGCLSNKSDSYSDFSEFLPPAHETTARCLKLSTDEVVRWSESFDLLLSHKYGLAAFRTFLKTEFSDENIEFWMACEDYKKIKSSTKLVSKASKIYKEFIDVQAPREVNIDCRTREWTKQSLEDPSPTSLNEVQAKVYSLMEKDSYPRFLRSKMYQDIVNRTHAHSQRRSV, encoded by the exons ATGAAGACCAGACTAGGCTGCCTGTCCAACAAATCTGACTCCTACAGTGATTTCTCGGAGTTCCTGCCCCCCGCCCATGAAACTACAGCCAGGTGTCTAAA actGTCGACGGATGAGGTTGTGCGATGGTCCGAATCGTTTGATCTCCTCCTCTCGCACAAAT ATGGGCTGGCTGCCTTCCGGACGTTTCTCAAGACGGAGTTCAGCGATGAGAATATCGAGTTCTGGATGGCCTGCGAAGACTACAAAAAGATCAAGAGCTCGACCAAGCTTGTGTCGAAAGCCAGCAAGATCTATAAGGAGTTCATTGATGTTCAGGCGccgagagag GTAAATATTGACTGCCGCACCAGGGAGTGGACCAAGCAGAGCCTGGAGGATCCCTCCCCAACCAGCCTCAACGAGGTCCAGGCCAAGGTCTACAGCCTCATGGAGAAAGACTCCTACCCCCGATTCCTCAGGTCCAAGATGTACCAGGACATTGTCAACAGGACGCATGCGCACAGCCAGAGGAGGTCTGTTTGA